A stretch of the Streptococcus suis genome encodes the following:
- a CDS encoding 50S ribosomal protein L11 methyltransferase, whose product MNSWQELTIHVHRDAEEAVSNLMIETGSQGVAISDSADYVGQEDRFGELYPEVEQSDMIAITGYYPDTVDIEEVKADLATRLADLTGFGLEIGQVSLESQELAEEDWADNWKKYYQPARITHDLTIVPSWTDYEANAGEKIIRLDPGMAFGTGTHPTTKMSLFALSQVLRGDETVIDVGTGSGVLSIASSLLGAKEIFAYDLDEVAVRVAQENIDLNAHTSNIHVAAGDLLRGVDIEAEVIVANILADILIHLTEDAYRLVKDEGYLIMSGIIADKWDMVRASAEAAGFFLETHMIQGEWNCCIFKKTADRSGVIGG is encoded by the coding sequence ATGAACTCATGGCAAGAATTAACGATTCACGTGCATCGTGATGCAGAAGAAGCAGTTTCAAATCTCATGATTGAAACGGGCAGTCAGGGGGTAGCCATTAGCGACTCGGCTGACTATGTGGGACAGGAGGACCGTTTTGGTGAACTCTATCCCGAAGTGGAGCAGTCAGATATGATTGCGATTACGGGCTATTATCCTGATACTGTAGATATTGAGGAAGTTAAGGCAGACTTGGCGACTCGCTTGGCGGATTTGACAGGCTTTGGCTTGGAGATTGGTCAGGTCAGTCTAGAAAGTCAGGAATTGGCAGAAGAAGATTGGGCGGACAACTGGAAGAAATACTATCAACCAGCGCGCATTACCCATGATTTGACCATTGTGCCATCTTGGACAGACTACGAGGCGAATGCTGGTGAGAAGATTATACGTCTGGACCCAGGCATGGCTTTCGGTACGGGTACCCACCCGACTACCAAGATGAGCCTCTTTGCTCTTTCTCAGGTCCTTCGTGGTGACGAAACGGTCATTGACGTCGGCACAGGCTCAGGTGTACTCTCTATTGCCAGCTCCCTCTTGGGTGCTAAGGAGATTTTTGCCTATGACTTGGATGAAGTGGCGGTGCGTGTGGCTCAGGAAAACATTGACCTCAATGCCCACACCAGCAATATCCATGTCGCGGCAGGCGACCTGCTTCGTGGCGTTGACATTGAAGCAGAAGTCATCGTTGCCAACATCTTGGCGGATATTCTCATCCATCTGACGGAGGATGCCTACCGTCTGGTCAAGGACGAGGGCTACCTAATTATGAGCGGTATCATAGCGGACAAGTGGGACATGGTGCGAGCATCGGCGGAGGCGGCTGGATTCTTTCTTGAGACCCACATGATTCAAGGTGAGTGGAATTGCTGTATCTTCAAGAAAACGGCGGACCGCTCAGGTGTGATTGGAGGCTAG
- a CDS encoding tryptophan synthase subunit beta, with amino-acid sequence MYITYIVGNGLDIQYGLKTKYKNFYEFQNEIYKNKKEKNDYSNFIYEALFKDRVNDYENWSDFELSIGKLTRDNEEITKTNDAKEKFINDLSDVIDDLRFYLSDVQKSFEYEQKIIDFGETFNRLISDLPTLNQPLITKLFDENRFEHDIVNLMTLNYTNVLDKLFEKSMDTYKNNYRSSSSSTYKFIVRKPIHCHGSLELNTILGVSNSEQLSDEFSEEQREFLIKNLSLSGVRENLDIRNEQIIKNSDILIIYGASLGQTDSYLWEKVAKCSLERGVPIIIYHYVENFDAGNPIRVRRLYTTFEDRFVNNCGIDSELEQQLRKNIITVIGKSIFKLVDIE; translated from the coding sequence ATGTACATTACTTATATTGTTGGAAATGGATTAGATATACAATATGGTCTAAAAACAAAATATAAAAACTTTTATGAATTTCAAAATGAAATTTATAAAAATAAGAAAGAGAAAAATGACTATTCAAACTTTATATATGAAGCTCTCTTCAAGGACAGAGTGAATGATTATGAGAACTGGTCAGACTTTGAGTTATCGATTGGAAAATTGACTAGGGATAATGAAGAGATTACTAAGACCAATGATGCAAAAGAAAAGTTTATTAATGATTTATCTGATGTAATTGATGATTTACGATTTTATTTAAGTGATGTTCAAAAGTCATTTGAATATGAACAAAAAATTATTGATTTTGGAGAGACATTCAACCGCTTAATTAGTGATTTACCCACCCTAAATCAGCCACTAATTACTAAACTTTTCGATGAAAATAGGTTTGAACATGACATTGTTAATTTAATGACATTAAATTATACTAATGTATTAGATAAATTATTTGAGAAGTCGATGGATACATATAAGAACAACTATCGGTCTAGTTCAAGTTCAACTTATAAATTTATTGTGAGAAAACCGATTCACTGCCATGGAAGTTTAGAATTGAACACAATCCTTGGTGTCAGTAATTCAGAACAGCTATCGGATGAATTTTCTGAGGAGCAGAGAGAATTTTTAATAAAAAATTTGAGTCTCTCAGGAGTTCGTGAAAACCTAGATATTAGAAACGAACAAATTATCAAAAATTCAGATATTCTCATTATTTATGGAGCATCATTGGGACAGACAGATAGCTATCTTTGGGAAAAAGTAGCAAAATGTTCATTAGAACGTGGTGTTCCGATAATAATTTACCACTATGTTGAAAATTTTGATGCCGGAAATCCAATTCGAGTGAGACGTCTGTATACAACTTTTGAAGATAGGTTTGTTAATAATTGCGGAATTGACTCGGAATTAGAACAACAATTGAGAAAAAATATTATTACAGTTATTGGTAAAAGTATTTTTAAATTAGTTGATATAGAGTAG
- a CDS encoding N-acetyltransferase: MTNTLFDTIPFLDHPPILLRHIQESDLDNLWEIYSNPLHFQYTPNTSTKSKETLRKRISHFQRDFNKKKRLFLGLEFQGKLIGVLEVFDYKKRTASVTIGYRLHHAFWNQGLASRAVSLLCHFLLEECPIITIVAFVLPENYASQQVLLKNDFQQVGQVEEVWKGLGQVSLLQFERKQ; this comes from the coding sequence ATGACTAATACATTATTTGACACTATTCCATTTCTTGACCACCCTCCGATTTTACTACGACACATCCAAGAAAGTGATCTAGACAATCTTTGGGAAATCTATTCCAATCCCCTTCATTTCCAATACACTCCTAACACATCAACTAAAAGTAAAGAAACCCTTCGCAAACGAATCAGTCATTTCCAACGTGATTTTAATAAGAAAAAAAGGTTGTTTTTAGGACTAGAATTTCAAGGAAAATTGATTGGCGTCTTGGAAGTTTTCGACTACAAAAAACGAACTGCGTCGGTGACCATTGGCTACCGTCTTCATCATGCTTTCTGGAATCAAGGTCTGGCTAGCCGAGCAGTCAGTCTGCTCTGCCATTTCCTACTAGAAGAATGCCCGATAATAACAATCGTCGCCTTTGTCCTGCCAGAAAACTATGCTTCTCAGCAGGTACTCCTGAAAAATGATTTTCAACAGGTCGGGCAAGTCGAGGAGGTCTGGAAGGGCTTGGGGCAGGTCAGCCTCTTGCAATTTGAACGAAAACAGTAA
- a CDS encoding bifunctional (p)ppGpp synthetase/guanosine-3',5'-bis(diphosphate) 3'-pyrophosphohydrolase, whose amino-acid sequence MKEINYTGEEVVALTATYLPEEDVAFVKKALDFATEAHKTQFRKSGEPYIVHPIQVAGILAGLKLDAVTVACGFLHDVVEDTEVTLDEMEAEFGPEVRHIVGGVTKLGKVEYKSHEEQLAENHRNMLIAMSQDMRVILVKLADRLHNMRTLKHLRKDKQERISRETMEIYAPLAHRLGISSIKWELEDMSFRYLNEVEFYKITHMMREKRREREELVTEVVNKLREYTEERHLHGQIYGRPKHIYSIYRKMHDKRKRFDELYDLTAIRCIMDTQSDVYAMLGYIHELWKPMPGRFKDYIANQKANGYQSIHTTVYGPKGPIEFQIRTVEMHQVAEYGVAAHWAYKRGGKATASEKELRWINNLIELQEGAGGDAQTFVDSVKEDIFTERIYVFTPDGAVRELPKDSVPIDFAYEIHTKVGERATGAKVNGRMVPLTTKLKTGDQVEIITSANSFGPSRDWVNLVKTHKARNKIKQFFKNQDKELSVSKGREMLQSLLQENGYVPNQYLDRRHMDEVLQKTSYKTDEALYAAVGFGEVSAVSIINRLTEKERREAERAKARAVADELVNGGEVKHDNKDSLKIRHEGGVVIEGASDLLIRIAKCCNPVPGDEIVGYITKGRGVAVHRVDCMNLKSQENYDVRLIDVDWEDDNSTKEYMANIDIYGLNRSGLLNDVLKVLTNASKNISSVNAQPTKDMKFATIHVSFGISNLATLTSLVDKIKSVPEVYSVKRTNG is encoded by the coding sequence ATGAAAGAAATAAATTATACTGGGGAGGAAGTGGTTGCCTTAACGGCCACCTACTTACCGGAAGAAGATGTTGCCTTTGTCAAAAAAGCATTAGATTTTGCTACAGAGGCGCACAAAACACAATTTCGTAAATCAGGTGAGCCCTATATTGTACACCCTATTCAGGTGGCAGGTATTTTAGCAGGTCTCAAGCTAGATGCGGTGACGGTTGCATGTGGTTTCTTACATGACGTGGTTGAAGATACAGAGGTGACCTTGGATGAGATGGAAGCTGAATTTGGCCCGGAAGTCCGCCATATTGTCGGCGGTGTGACCAAACTGGGTAAGGTTGAATATAAATCTCATGAAGAACAACTAGCTGAAAACCACCGAAATATGCTAATTGCTATGTCTCAAGATATGCGGGTGATTTTGGTTAAACTCGCTGACCGCTTACACAACATGCGGACTCTTAAGCACTTGCGCAAGGACAAGCAGGAACGTATTTCACGTGAAACAATGGAAATATATGCACCTCTTGCTCACCGCTTAGGTATTTCTTCCATTAAGTGGGAATTGGAGGACATGTCTTTCCGCTATCTCAATGAAGTTGAATTTTATAAAATTACACATATGATGCGTGAGAAGCGCCGTGAGCGTGAGGAATTAGTGACTGAAGTCGTCAACAAACTGCGAGAGTATACAGAGGAACGCCATCTTCACGGACAAATCTATGGTCGTCCAAAGCATATTTATTCTATTTATCGGAAAATGCATGATAAGAGGAAGCGTTTTGATGAGTTGTACGATTTGACGGCTATTCGTTGTATCATGGATACTCAAAGTGATGTTTATGCGATGCTAGGTTACATACATGAGTTGTGGAAACCAATGCCAGGAAGATTTAAAGATTACATCGCAAATCAGAAAGCAAATGGTTACCAATCCATTCATACGACTGTATATGGGCCTAAAGGTCCAATCGAATTTCAAATTCGTACTGTAGAGATGCACCAAGTTGCAGAGTACGGGGTTGCAGCACACTGGGCCTATAAGCGTGGTGGTAAGGCAACCGCTTCTGAAAAAGAATTGCGTTGGATTAATAATTTGATCGAACTTCAAGAAGGTGCTGGTGGAGATGCACAAACCTTTGTAGATTCTGTCAAGGAAGACATTTTTACAGAACGAATTTATGTCTTCACTCCTGATGGTGCGGTACGGGAACTGCCTAAGGACTCTGTGCCAATCGACTTCGCATATGAAATTCATACCAAGGTAGGTGAGCGAGCGACAGGTGCTAAAGTCAACGGTCGCATGGTCCCTCTGACAACCAAACTCAAAACAGGGGATCAGGTAGAAATTATTACTTCAGCCAATTCCTTTGGTCCGAGTCGTGACTGGGTTAATCTTGTAAAAACCCATAAAGCCCGTAACAAAATCAAGCAGTTCTTTAAAAATCAAGATAAGGAATTATCGGTTTCCAAAGGACGTGAGATGCTTCAAAGCTTGCTTCAAGAAAATGGCTACGTTCCGAACCAGTATTTAGATCGTCGTCACATGGATGAAGTTTTGCAAAAGACCAGCTATAAAACAGACGAGGCACTTTATGCCGCAGTCGGTTTTGGAGAAGTTTCTGCTGTGTCAATCATCAATCGTTTGACAGAAAAGGAACGTCGTGAAGCCGAACGTGCCAAGGCAAGAGCGGTAGCAGATGAACTGGTTAATGGTGGAGAGGTCAAACACGACAATAAAGACAGTTTAAAAATCCGACACGAGGGTGGTGTGGTTATCGAGGGCGCTTCTGACTTGCTTATTCGGATTGCCAAATGTTGTAATCCAGTACCGGGTGATGAAATTGTTGGTTATATCACCAAGGGGCGTGGGGTGGCTGTTCACCGTGTGGACTGTATGAACCTTAAGAGTCAAGAAAATTACGATGTGCGCTTAATTGATGTTGACTGGGAAGATGATAATTCAACAAAAGAGTACATGGCCAATATTGATATTTATGGACTGAATCGCTCGGGACTTCTCAATGATGTTTTGAAAGTATTGACTAATGCTAGCAAAAACATTTCGTCCGTTAATGCACAACCAACCAAGGATATGAAATTTGCGACGATTCATGTATCCTTTGGGATTTCCAATTTGGCAACCTTGACAAGTTTGGTCGACAAAATTAAGTCGGTTCCAGAGGTTTATTCAGTGAAAAGGACCAACGGATAA
- a CDS encoding DNA-binding response regulator: MLNIFVLEDDFFQQSRLENAIRRCVEETSVRYKFLEVFGKPNQLLESIEEAGNHQFFFLDIEIKGEEKKGMEIAKEIRARDPYAVIVFVTTHSEFMPVTYRYRVSALDFIDKGLEDSDFQKAVSDVLVHAFENIDHTIAENSFVYKTETAYIQVPFSDILYFETSSTIHKVILKTKTGQTEFYGKVSDIAKADERLYQAHRSCVVNPLNITRLDRTNHIAYFENGESCFVSRLKQKKLADLLEIK; this comes from the coding sequence ATGCTTAATATTTTTGTATTAGAAGATGATTTTTTTCAGCAGAGCAGGCTAGAAAATGCTATTAGGCGGTGTGTTGAAGAAACGTCAGTAAGGTATAAATTCCTAGAAGTTTTTGGTAAACCAAATCAGTTATTGGAATCAATTGAGGAAGCAGGCAATCACCAATTTTTCTTTTTAGATATTGAAATTAAAGGCGAAGAAAAGAAAGGAATGGAAATCGCTAAAGAAATCCGTGCTCGCGATCCCTATGCTGTTATTGTCTTTGTAACAACTCACTCAGAATTTATGCCGGTAACGTATCGTTATCGAGTTTCTGCTTTAGATTTTATAGATAAAGGCCTAGAGGATAGTGACTTTCAAAAGGCAGTATCAGATGTGTTAGTGCATGCTTTTGAAAATATTGATCATACTATAGCTGAAAATTCTTTTGTATATAAAACTGAAACTGCTTATATTCAAGTCCCTTTTAGTGATATTCTTTATTTTGAAACATCATCAACGATTCATAAAGTCATTTTAAAAACGAAAACAGGTCAGACTGAGTTTTACGGGAAAGTATCCGATATAGCGAAAGCTGACGAACGACTTTACCAGGCACATCGTTCTTGTGTAGTGAATCCATTAAATATAACAAGATTGGACAGAACAAACCATATTGCCTATTTTGAGAATGGAGAATCTTGTTTTGTTTCTCGTTTGAAGCAGAAGAAACTTGCAGATTTGCTGGAGATTAAATGA
- a CDS encoding nucleotide pyrophosphohydrolase: MVELTVSVLEEYLRDHYGTTVPEQSLFMKLVEEIGEVAELLNKRAGRKMMDGEEDSSACLAEELADVIHYAVALAAVNQLDLTKSILEKDERASVKYGREINLLEFIEKRK, from the coding sequence ATGGTGGAGTTGACGGTGAGTGTTTTGGAAGAATACTTGCGTGACCACTATGGGACGACAGTTCCCGAGCAAAGTCTCTTTATGAAATTAGTGGAAGAAATTGGTGAAGTGGCAGAGCTGCTGAACAAGCGTGCAGGCCGCAAGATGATGGACGGCGAAGAAGACAGCTCTGCTTGTCTGGCAGAAGAACTAGCTGACGTTATTCACTATGCTGTAGCCTTGGCAGCGGTGAATCAACTAGATTTAACTAAGTCCATTTTGGAGAAAGACGAGCGGGCTTCCGTCAAATACGGTCGAGAAATAAATTTATTGGAATTTATAGAAAAGAGGAAATAG
- a CDS encoding replication-associated recombination protein A — translation MPANLALRMRPKSIDEVIGQEHLVGPGRIIRRMIDANMLSSMILYGPPGIGKTSIASAIAGTTKYAFRTFNATTDNQKRLQEIAEEAKFSGGLVLLLDEIHRLNKTKQDFLLPLLENGNIIMIGATTENPFFSILPAIRSRVQIFELQPLQTSHIRQALELALTDSERGFDFPVTIEPEALDFLANATNGDLRAAYNSLELAVLSTKESDDGSRHIDLDAVENSLQKSYISMDKNGDAHYDILSALQKSIRGSDVNASLHYAARLIEAEDLPSLARRLTVIAYEDIGLANPEAQIHTVTALEAAQKIGFPEARILIANVVVDLALSPKSNSAYQAMDAALADLRKNGHLPIPNHLRDGHYAGSKELGNAIGYQYPHAYPEKWVDQQYLPDKLLHADYFTANDTGKYERALGMTQEKIKNLKKK, via the coding sequence ATGCCAGCCAATCTCGCCCTTCGCATGCGGCCCAAATCCATTGATGAAGTAATCGGTCAGGAACACCTGGTCGGTCCTGGAAGGATTATCCGTCGCATGATTGATGCCAATATGCTATCGTCCATGATTCTCTACGGTCCGCCAGGGATTGGCAAGACCTCGATTGCGTCCGCAATTGCTGGCACGACCAAGTATGCCTTTCGGACCTTTAATGCCACGACAGACAACCAAAAACGCCTGCAGGAAATCGCTGAAGAAGCTAAGTTTTCCGGTGGTTTGGTTCTCCTGCTCGATGAAATCCACCGTCTCAACAAGACCAAACAGGACTTCCTGCTTCCTCTCTTGGAAAATGGCAATATCATCATGATTGGGGCAACGACGGAAAATCCCTTTTTCTCAATTCTGCCTGCCATTCGTAGTCGGGTGCAGATTTTTGAATTGCAGCCTTTGCAAACCAGCCACATCCGACAAGCCTTGGAACTGGCTCTGACAGACAGCGAACGTGGATTTGACTTCCCTGTCACCATTGAACCGGAGGCTCTGGACTTCCTAGCCAATGCTACCAACGGTGACCTGCGAGCTGCCTATAATTCGCTAGAATTGGCTGTGCTTTCGACCAAGGAAAGTGATGATGGTAGTCGCCACATTGATCTGGATGCCGTGGAAAATAGCCTGCAAAAGTCCTACATCAGCATGGACAAGAACGGCGATGCCCACTACGATATTCTCTCAGCCCTGCAAAAATCCATTCGAGGCAGCGATGTCAATGCCAGCCTACACTACGCCGCCCGTTTGATTGAGGCAGAGGACCTGCCTAGTCTGGCTCGTCGCTTGACGGTCATTGCCTATGAAGACATCGGCTTGGCCAATCCAGAGGCACAAATCCATACGGTGACCGCCCTTGAAGCTGCCCAGAAAATTGGTTTTCCAGAAGCACGGATTTTGATTGCCAACGTGGTCGTTGATTTGGCTCTCTCACCCAAGTCTAATTCTGCCTATCAGGCTATGGATGCAGCTCTGGCTGATTTGCGGAAAAACGGTCATCTGCCTATTCCAAATCACCTGCGAGACGGTCATTATGCTGGAAGTAAGGAGCTGGGAAATGCCATTGGCTACCAGTATCCGCATGCCTATCCTGAAAAATGGGTGGACCAGCAATACCTGCCCGATAAGTTACTTCATGCGGACTACTTTACCGCCAATGACACCGGTAAATACGAGCGTGCCTTGGGTATGACCCAAGAAAAGATAAAAAATTTGAAAAAAAAATAA
- a CDS encoding DUF3013 family protein: MAKHGFLDVLEVALDKHFTYDYELNWDKKNHAVELAFILEAQNAAGIETVDDEGNASAEDIFLEEYVLLYNQDKSRFDEEDYLVALPFDAKKGFSAEFLTYFAVFLKDTADQGLDDLMDFLSDETAIDFGLDWDAEAFEKGRADLVEGEFYPYPRY, from the coding sequence ATGGCGAAACATGGCTTTTTAGATGTGCTGGAAGTGGCACTGGACAAACACTTTACCTACGATTACGAGCTCAACTGGGACAAGAAAAACCACGCAGTTGAGTTAGCTTTCATCTTGGAAGCACAAAATGCGGCTGGGATTGAAACGGTGGATGACGAAGGCAATGCCTCTGCGGAGGATATTTTCCTAGAGGAGTATGTCCTTTTATACAACCAGGACAAGTCTCGCTTTGACGAGGAAGACTACCTGGTGGCTCTGCCATTTGACGCCAAGAAGGGCTTTTCGGCAGAGTTTCTGACCTACTTCGCAGTCTTTCTCAAGGATACCGCCGACCAAGGTTTAGACGACCTCATGGACTTCCTGAGCGACGAGACTGCCATTGACTTTGGCCTTGACTGGGACGCGGAGGCTTTTGAAAAAGGCAGAGCAGACTTGGTGGAGGGAGAATTTTACCCATATCCGAGGTATTGA
- a CDS encoding 16S rRNA (uracil(1498)-N(3))-methyltransferase, with protein MQQYFVNGRAPQGIFQIKDKDTAKHMFSVMRLQADEQIVLVFDDGIKRLARVVDSQSQSVEIIEELADNVELPVSVTIATGFPKGDKLEFVAQKATELGMTALWAFPADWSVVKWDGKKLGKKAEKLEKIAQGAAEQSKRNRIPAVRLFEKKTDFLAQLAGFDQIILAYEEAAKEGEQANLVKALSGLETGQSVLVIVGPEGGVSPEEVAAFEGAGAVKTGLGPRILRAETAPLYALSAISYATELLR; from the coding sequence ATGCAGCAGTATTTTGTCAATGGCAGAGCACCGCAGGGCATTTTCCAGATTAAGGATAAGGACACTGCCAAGCATATGTTTTCTGTCATGCGCTTGCAGGCAGATGAACAGATTGTCCTAGTCTTTGACGACGGGATTAAACGCTTGGCACGGGTAGTGGACAGCCAAAGCCAATCGGTTGAAATCATCGAAGAACTGGCAGACAATGTCGAATTACCCGTTTCCGTCACTATTGCCACGGGCTTCCCCAAGGGAGATAAGCTCGAATTTGTCGCCCAAAAGGCAACGGAATTAGGCATGACAGCCCTCTGGGCCTTTCCAGCTGACTGGTCAGTGGTCAAATGGGATGGTAAAAAATTAGGCAAAAAAGCAGAGAAGCTAGAAAAAATCGCCCAAGGTGCAGCCGAACAAAGCAAACGCAATCGAATTCCAGCTGTTCGTTTATTTGAGAAAAAAACGGATTTTCTAGCTCAGCTGGCAGGATTTGACCAGATTATCTTAGCCTACGAAGAGGCTGCAAAAGAGGGCGAACAAGCCAATTTGGTGAAGGCCTTATCTGGTTTAGAAACTGGTCAATCAGTCCTTGTCATTGTCGGTCCAGAAGGTGGCGTATCGCCTGAGGAAGTAGCCGCATTTGAAGGAGCAGGAGCGGTCAAGACAGGACTGGGTCCTCGCATCCTCCGAGCAGAAACGGCTCCACTCTATGCTCTTTCTGCTATTAGCTACGCGACGGAATTGTTGAGGTAG
- a CDS encoding D-tyrosyl-tRNA(Tyr) deacylase, with product MKIVLQRVSQASVTIEDMVHGQIKQGLLLLVGIGPEDGQEDLDYAVRKIVSMRIFSDEAGKMNKSVQDVEGKILSISQFTLFADTKKGNRPAFTGAAAPAMASQLYDEFNQALSEFVPVEVGVFGADMQVSLVNDGPVTIILDTKNR from the coding sequence ATGAAAATAGTATTACAACGTGTTTCTCAAGCTAGTGTGACTATCGAAGATATGGTACATGGGCAGATCAAGCAAGGCCTTCTTCTTTTGGTCGGTATTGGTCCGGAAGATGGTCAAGAAGATTTAGATTATGCTGTGCGAAAAATCGTTAGTATGCGGATATTTTCAGATGAGGCAGGTAAGATGAACAAATCTGTTCAAGATGTGGAGGGCAAGATATTATCCATTTCTCAATTTACTCTTTTTGCGGATACAAAAAAAGGTAATCGCCCTGCATTTACAGGAGCGGCAGCTCCTGCTATGGCTAGTCAACTCTATGATGAGTTTAATCAGGCCTTGTCTGAATTTGTACCAGTCGAGGTGGGTGTCTTTGGGGCTGATATGCAGGTCAGTCTAGTCAATGATGGACCAGTTACCATTATCTTAGATACAAAAAACAGGTAA
- a CDS encoding DUF554 domain-containing protein: MFALGTIINTLAIALAGLLGSWFGHLLKERHQSGLTMASGVAVLFLGISGSLEGLLTVVDGQITSQNSMLLVISLALGTLMGEVLHIEGWFEQLGVWIREKSGNSQDSQFLDAFLTASLTVCIGAMAIIGSIQDGLTGDYRLLAIKSILDFIIILIMTSSLGKGAGFSAVPVFFFQGSVTILARLIEPIMTEQALANLSLIGSVLIFCVGVNIVWDRKIRVANMLPAILIAVIWSYFA, translated from the coding sequence ATGTTTGCTTTAGGAACGATTATCAATACCTTGGCCATTGCCCTAGCAGGTTTGCTAGGGTCTTGGTTTGGGCATTTACTAAAAGAACGCCATCAGTCGGGGTTGACGATGGCGAGTGGTGTTGCTGTTCTTTTTCTGGGGATTTCTGGTAGTTTAGAGGGGTTACTGACAGTTGTAGATGGTCAGATCACAAGTCAGAATAGTATGCTTCTGGTCATTAGTTTGGCGTTAGGAACCTTGATGGGGGAAGTACTCCATATCGAAGGTTGGTTTGAGCAACTTGGTGTTTGGATCCGTGAAAAATCGGGAAATAGTCAAGATTCTCAGTTTTTAGATGCCTTTTTGACGGCTTCCTTGACTGTTTGTATTGGAGCTATGGCCATTATTGGTTCTATTCAAGATGGTTTGACGGGAGATTACCGATTATTAGCTATTAAAAGCATTTTGGATTTTATAATTATTTTGATTATGACTTCTAGTTTAGGTAAGGGAGCAGGGTTTTCGGCCGTACCCGTCTTCTTTTTCCAGGGCTCAGTAACGATTTTGGCACGTTTGATTGAACCGATTATGACGGAACAAGCACTTGCGAACCTTTCTCTAATAGGGTCAGTTCTTATTTTTTGTGTCGGAGTTAATATTGTTTGGGATCGAAAAATCCGCGTGGCCAATATGTTGCCAGCTATTCTCATTGCGGTGATTTGGAGCTATTTTGCATAA
- a CDS encoding sigma-70 family RNA polymerase sigma factor, whose product MKFEQTYAKVSGIVHKARQEFYIKLWEKSDWDQEGMMVLYELLEKQPQLYDDKEKLYVYFKVKFRNHIKDVIRKQESYKRKFDRMAHEDIHDLSHVVKSPGLVNDEFILLQDMLQSYRQQLNSEQLEQYEKLMAGQSFSGRKQMIRDLQDYLADFK is encoded by the coding sequence ATGAAATTTGAACAAACTTACGCAAAGGTTAGTGGTATTGTACATAAGGCTCGTCAAGAATTTTATATCAAGTTATGGGAAAAGTCAGACTGGGATCAAGAAGGAATGATGGTATTATATGAATTATTAGAAAAACAACCCCAGTTATATGATGATAAAGAAAAATTATATGTATATTTTAAAGTAAAATTTAGAAATCATATAAAGGATGTTATACGCAAGCAAGAAAGTTACAAAAGAAAATTTGACAGAATGGCACATGAAGACATCCATGACCTATCCCATGTTGTGAAATCACCTGGACTGGTTAACGATGAATTTATTCTTCTGCAAGATATGTTACAGTCTTATCGGCAACAGTTAAATTCAGAACAACTAGAGCAATACGAAAAATTGATGGCAGGCCAGAGTTTTAGTGGCCGAAAACAAATGATTCGTGATTTGCAAGACTATTTAGCAGATTTTAAATAA
- a CDS encoding RNA-binding protein: MVHEMLLAPKPFEMMKSGQKTIELRLYDEKRKHIQIGDRIRFYCTENQTQTIEVQVLNLHIFDNFAQLYKELDLLSCGYTQSSIREAKPEDMEVYYSREQLEQYGAVGIELRVIDSI; the protein is encoded by the coding sequence ATGGTTCATGAAATGTTACTGGCTCCAAAACCGTTTGAAATGATGAAGTCTGGTCAGAAGACCATTGAGCTACGACTTTACGATGAGAAGCGCAAGCATATACAAATTGGAGATCGCATCCGTTTTTATTGTACAGAGAATCAGACGCAAACGATCGAGGTGCAAGTATTAAATCTTCACATATTTGATAATTTTGCTCAGTTATACAAAGAACTGGATTTATTATCTTGTGGGTATACGCAAAGCAGTATCAGAGAGGCGAAACCAGAAGATATGGAAGTTTACTATTCGCGAGAACAGTTAGAACAATATGGTGCAGTAGGTATAGAATTGAGGGTAATAGATTCTATTTGA